Proteins encoded by one window of Anaerosporomusa subterranea:
- a CDS encoding quinate 5-dehydrogenase, which translates to MKRVVSISLGSSKRDHCVEQDFNGQLIRIERMGTDGNIEKAIDLIRALDGKVDAFGLGGTDLYIYAGGRRYTFRESLKIVSAAKLSPIVDGSGVKNTLERAVVSHLAGNHQVMMKDRRVLLVCAVDRFGLAESLVKAGCQVTCGDLMFGLGVPIPIRSLAGLQRLAKVVAPVITKLPVRLFYPTGEKQTRTAPKFSRYFHEAEIIAGDFHFIRRYMPPELPGKIVITNTVTADDVAMLQKSGIHMLVTTTPEMGGRSFGTNVLEGILVALSGKRPENMCKDEYSQIMQSIGIKPRVSVLGH; encoded by the coding sequence ATGAAGCGGGTTGTGAGTATTAGCTTGGGGTCATCCAAAAGAGATCACTGTGTAGAACAGGACTTTAATGGGCAATTGATCAGGATTGAGCGGATGGGAACGGATGGCAACATTGAAAAGGCGATTGACCTGATTCGTGCGCTTGATGGAAAGGTCGATGCCTTCGGGCTGGGCGGCACTGATCTATATATTTACGCAGGGGGTAGACGCTATACGTTTCGGGAGTCTCTAAAGATTGTATCAGCAGCAAAGCTCTCGCCGATTGTGGATGGCAGCGGAGTGAAGAATACTCTTGAACGGGCGGTTGTTTCCCATTTGGCTGGTAATCATCAAGTAATGATGAAAGACCGGCGGGTTCTATTGGTCTGCGCGGTTGATCGCTTCGGGCTGGCGGAATCTCTGGTCAAAGCTGGTTGTCAAGTAACTTGTGGCGATTTGATGTTTGGGTTGGGAGTGCCGATTCCAATCAGGAGTTTGGCTGGACTGCAACGACTCGCCAAAGTGGTCGCGCCGGTTATTACTAAATTGCCGGTTCGCTTGTTTTATCCAACAGGCGAAAAGCAAACTCGGACAGCACCAAAATTCAGTCGCTATTTTCATGAAGCAGAAATCATTGCTGGCGACTTTCACTTTATTCGCCGTTATATGCCGCCAGAGTTGCCGGGGAAAATAGTAATTACGAATACCGTTACCGCAGATGATGTCGCAATGCTTCAAAAAAGCGGTATTCATATGTTGGTAACAACTACGCCTGAAATGGGAGGGCGTTCCTTCGGGACTAATGTGCTGGAAGGCATACTAGTCGCATTGTCTGGTAAACGACCAGAGAATATGTGCAAAGATGAATATAGTCAGATTATGCAAAGTATAGGCATTAAACCGCGGGTTAGTGTCTTGGGGCATTGA